CCTCGTCGGGGCTGCGGATGAGCTGCGAATACACGTCGGGGTCGACCACCTGCTCGCCGATCGGCGCGAACCCGCGGCGCGTGAAGAAGTCGACCTCGAAGGTCAGGCAGAACAGGCGCGTCAGGCCGAGCGTGCGGGCGTTCGTCTCGAGCGCCTCGACGATGGCACGCCCGACACCGTGGCGCAGCCACTCGTCGGCGACGATGAGCGTGCGGATCTCGCCCAGGTCCTCCCACATGCAGTGCAGGGCGCCGCATCCGATCAGCCGGCCGTGCTCGTCCTCGGCGACGACGAACTGCTGCACGGCCTCGTACAGGACCACGAGGTCCTTCCCCAGCAGGATCCGCCGCTGCACGTACGGATCGAGCATCCGCTGGATGCTCTGGACGTCGTCCGCCCGCGCCGCGCGTACCCCGAAGTGTGCCACCCGTCCAGCCTAGGCCCGGCGGTTCCCGGACACGCGCACCGTGAGCTACGCGTGCCCCGAGCGCTCTCGCTCAGCAGGCCCCGATGGTTCCCGGGAACCCGCTGAACTCGATCCGATTCCGGACGATGTTCGTTCCGCCGTCGGGCGTGAAGGAGATCCAGAACTGGTCCTGACCCGATCCGGTGTTGAAGTCGATGTCCACACCGGCTCCGACCACCTGGTTGCCCGACCAGACCGAGAACCCCTCGTTCGGGAAGTTCGTGTCGTTGTTCTGCTGGATGTTCGTCACCACGAAGTTCGAGGTCGGCAGTCCGCACGCGTTGGAGACGGTGATGTGCATGCGGAAGTTCCCCGCACCCGGCAGGTCGCACATCGTCGCGGTGAGCTGCGGGACGCAGATGTTGATCGAGCCCTCACCCTGCCCGTCGGGGAAGTCGACAGGCGTGCCGTCCTGGATGCACTGCACCAGGTAGGTCGCCATCGGGCCGTCCGTGTCGTCGCAGCTGCCGCCCGACGGCGGCGCGCCAGAGCCGCTGGGGTTGATGAGACAGTGCAGCGCGTCCTGCGTCAGCCCCGGTGCCACGATCGTTCCGACGAAGGCGTCGTTCGACACGTTGTACACGTTGTCGCCCTCTTCGGGGAACGTGCCCGTCGCACCGAGCGCGAGGGTCTTCCGCACGTAGCGCTGAGGCTGGTCGGTGGATTGGTTGAGCCACAGCTGCGACCGGTCCGGATTGTCGTAGAAGGTGACCAGGACGGCGTCGCAATCGCAGCTCGCCTCGGCCGCCGCGGTGATCTTGAACTGGAAGTCCCAGTGCGTGTTGGCGACCGTGCACCCGGCGACGCCGACGTTCACCGGATAGCTGCCTCCCGTCGCGTTTACCGAGCCGACGCACGGAGGCAGTGACGCCGATGCCTGCGGCACCACCGCGGCGTACGCGACGACCGGCGCCGCCCAGGCTGCGCCCTTGACCACGCTACGGCGGGTGAGGCCGGCGATCTTCTCGTTCGTGGTCTCGTTCGTGTCAGGACTGGTCATGACCTAGGCTCCCCAGATGCTCGAGTCGTGGTGCGCTGCAATGCGATGAGCGTCGTCCGACACCTTGTCCACCCGGCGCTCGGGTCACGTCGGACGCGACAGATACGATGAGTATCATCGACGATTGCGCGAGATGTCAATAAGTCGTCTGCCGTGCGGGACGCTTCCCGTGCAGGCTCTCGTAGACGTCGTCGAAGAAGACGTCGATCTCCTCCGCCCCGGTCACCGGCCCTCCGGCGAGGAGACCATCTGCGCCGAACAGCACCGCGGTCGGTGTCGCCCAGTCATCGATCGAGCCGCGGACGTAGCCGTGCGGGTCGTGCAGCGACTGAGGCTCGTCGAGCTCGACGAGAGCGCTGTCCTCGGGCGCAGAGCTCAGCAGGAACCGCACGTCGAGTTCCGGCATGAGCTCGCGGTATACCTCGACCTTCTCGATCACCGGCCGGCACGATGAGCACGTGGTGGACACGGCGAGCAGCAGCAGCGGCCGGTGCGATGCGATCAGCCGGAGGTTCGAGGTCGTTCCGTCTGCGAGCGTCACCGGGACGGCCGGAGTGCGCGTGCGGACGTAGTCGAGGCTGCCATCGATGTCGTCATCGGCCGGCTGCGTCGCCGCGGGGGATGCCGGAGCCTCGTGAGCGGTCTGGTCGGGCCACATGATCAGCGCCACCGTGACCGCCGCGGTGGCGATGCCGACCAAGAATGCCCAGTCTGTGATGCCCATGGCGACCGCGCCGCCCAGCAGCGGCGTCGCCCCGATGACAGCCGTGGACGCGAGAGCGAGGAGGGTGAGCCAGACGTTCCGCACGACGGTCGTCCGGGTGATGCGCTTCTGAGCGCCGAAGCAGGCGCAGGACGCGTCCTCCGAACGCGAGGCGGCACGTGCGACGAGCACCGTGTAGGTGAGCATCAGCGCGAGCGCCGCGAGCGACGCCAGCATGCCGAGCCAGCCGCCGAGCAGCGCGACGGCGATGCCGAGTGCGAGCTCACCCCACGGATGCAGTCGCAGAAGCCATGCTCGCCGGAACGCGGCCGGGACGCCGAGGGTCGCCCATTCGCTGAGCTCGTCCGGGGTGCGCAGCTTCGCGACTCCGCTTGCGACGAGGACGCCGGCGAGGATCAGCGGAAACGTAATGAGGAGTCCATCGGGCATGGTCCGAGAGTACCCGGCGCTGCGACCGGCGACGGTTGCGCAGTCCCGCCCGGAACGACGACGGGGCGGATGCCGCAGCATCCGCCCCGTCGTTCGTGGATCAGGTCAGTCCGAGCCGATGACCAGGTCGGGGCTCGCGGTGATCTCGCCGCCGCCGACGACGCCGACCGCGACCTTCTCGCCGCGCGGACCGCTCTCGAACGTGAACTCGCCGTCGACGGCGTCCACCTTCACGTGGTCGCCCGAGTCGAGCTCGCCGTGGAGGATCTGCTCGCTGAGCCGGTCCTCGACCTCGTGCTGCATCGCGCGGCGCAGGGGGCGGGCGCCGAGGGCCGGGTCGAACCCGATCTCGATGAGGCGCTCCTTGGCGGCCATCGACAGCTCGATGGTCATGTCGCGGTCGAGCAGTCGCTCCGACAGGCGCTTCGTGAACAGATCGACGATCTGGATCAGCTCGTCCTTGTTCAGCTGCGGGAAGACGATGATGTCGTCGACGCGGTTGAGGAACTCGGGCTTGAAGTGGCGCTTGAGCTCCTCGTTGACCTTGCCCTTCATCCGGTCGTACGACGTCGCGGTGTCACCCTCGACCTGGAACCCGACCGGGCCGCCGGCGATGTCGCGGGCGCCCAGGTTGGTGGTCATGATGATGACCGTGTTCTTGAAGTCGACGACGCGGCCCTGACCGTCGGTCAGACGACCCTCTTCGAGGATCTGCAGCAGCGAGTTGAAGATGTCGGGGTGCGCCTTCTCGATCTCGTCGAACAGCACGACCGAGAACGGCTTGCGGCGCACCTTCTCGGTGAGCTGGCCGCCCTCTTCGAATCCGACGAACCCGGGAGGGGCGCCGAACAGACGTGAGACGGTGTGCTTCTCACCGAACTCCGACATGTCGAGCGAGATGAGCGCGCCCTCGTCGTCGAACAGGAACTCCGCGAGCGCCTTGGCGAGCTCGGTCTTTCCGACGCCGGTGGGACCGGCGAAGATGAACGAACCCGAGGGGCGCTTGGGGTCCTTCAGACCCGCGCGCTGGCGGCGGATCGTCTTCGACAGGGCCGAGATCGCCTCTTCCTGGCCGATGACGCGCTGGTGCAGCGCCTTCTCCATGAAGACCAGGCGGCTGGACTCCTCTTCGGTGAGCTTGAACACCGGGATGCCGGTCGCCTGGGCGAGCACCTCGGCGATCAGGCCCTCGTCGACGACGGCGTGCGAAGCGACGTCGCCCGAGCGCCACTGCTTCTCGAGGCGCAGCCGCTCGGCGAGCAGCGACTTCTCCTCGTCGCGCAGCGACGCGGCCTTCTCGAAGTCCTGGTCCTCGGACGCCTTCTCCTTGTCCTCGCGGACCTTGGCGATCTTCTCGTCGAACTCGCGCAGCTCCGGCGGGCTCGACAGGATCGACAGCCGCAGGCGGGCGCCTGCCTCGTCGATCAGGTCGATGGCCTTGTCGGGCAGGTAGCGGTCCGAGATGTAGCGGTCGGCGAGGTTCGCCGCCGCGACGATCGCGCCGTCGGTGATCTGCACCTTGTGGTGCGCCTCGTAGCGGTCGCGCAGACCCTTCAGGATGTTGATCGCGTGCGGCAGCGAGGGCTCGGCGACCTGGATCGGCTGGAAGCGGCGCTCGAGCGCGGCATCCTTCTCGAAGTGCTTGCGGTACTCGTCGAGCGTCGTGGCGCCGATCGTCTGCAGCTCGCCGCGGGCGAGCAGGGGCTTGAGGATCGAGGCGGCGTCGATCGCGCCCTCGGCGGCGCCGGCGCCCACGAGGGTGTGGATCTCGTCGATGAAGACGATGATGTCGCCGCGCGTGCGGATCTCCTTGGTGACCTTCTTCAGGCGCTCCTCGAAGTCGCCGCGGTAGCGGGATCCGGCGATGAGCGAGCCGAGGTCGAGCGAGTAGAGCTGCTTGTCCTTGAGCGTCTCGGGGACGTCGCCCTTCACGATCGCCTGTGCGAGGCCCTCGACGACGGCGGTCTTGCCGACGCCGGGCTCGCCGATGAGGACGGGGTTGTTCTTGGAGCGGCGCGACAGGATCTGCATGACGCGCTCGATCTCCTTCTCGCGCCCGATCACCGGGTCGAGCTTGTTGTCGCGCGCGGCCTGCGTGAGGTTGCGGCCGAACTGGTCGAGCACCTGCGATCCGCCCTGCGCGCCCGAGGGGGCCTCTTGAGCTGCACCCGAGACGGCGGCGGGCTCCTTGCCCTGGTAGCCCGAGAGCAGCTGGATGACCTGCTGGCGCACCTTGTTCAGGTCGGCGCCGAGCTTGACGAGCACCTGGGCGGCGACGCCCTCGCCCTCGCGGATGAGGCCGAGCAGGATGTGCTCGGTGCCGATGTAGTTGTGGCCGAGCTGCAGCGCCTCGCGGAGGGACAGCTCGAGCACCTTCTTCGCGCGCGGCGTGAAGGGGATGTGGCCGGTCGGCTGCTGCTGACCCTGGCCGATGATGTCCTGCACCTGCTCGCGGACGGCGTCCAGCGAGATGCCGAGGGACTCGAGGGCCTTGGCGGCGACGCCCTCGCCCTCGTGGATGAGGCCGAGCAGGATGTGCTCGGTGCCGATGTAGTTGTGGTTGAGCATCTTCGCCTCTTCTTGGGCGAGGACGACAACCCGACGGGCACGGTCGGTGAATCTCTCGAACATCGGTCTTCCCTCCGGCTCGGGGCCACGAGCCCACTGCAGGCGCTTTACAAGAAGGGTAACGACGGGGCGAGACCGAAATGCCCGTGTTCGCCAGGGGCATACGGGCGATCGGATGCCGGGGGCGCGAGGACGCCGTCAGCCGGCGCTGCCGCGCGCGCCGACGACGTCGGCGAGGGCCGTCCGCATGCCGCGGCCGTAGCGACGGTAGTTGCCCGAGGCGGCCTGGGCGAGGACGTCCCAGGTCCGCCGCGGTCCGCGCGGGCTGCTGCGGACCTTCAGATGGGCGTTCCAGCGTGCAAGCTCGCGGACGTCGTCCCGCCGATGCGGAGCCCACGCGGACTCGTGCTGCTGCAGGCGACCGATCACCAGAGACGATCGGCCGACGTCCTGCGTGAGCTGCTTCGCCGCGGAGGCGCTGCGTCCCTGAGGCTCCGTCCCCTTCTTGGCGTCCCGGAGGGCTCTGGTCGTCTGCCCGGCATGCGTGCGATAGAGGGTGAGTGGCCGCGGGTCGGCGACGAAGTCACCGTGGGCATACGCCAGCACCGTGATCCACGCGTCGTGGAGGACGAGATGGTCGGGCGGGTCGAGCTCGGCGGGGAACGGCAGCACCAGTTCGAGGAGGCTCCGCCGGATGACCATCGTCGACCCCCAGATGCCGCCGTGGATCAGCCGGCGAACGCCCTGGGTTGTCCCCTGCAGGGACCGCACCGTCTCGTCGTCGACGCGCCCGATCGACCACAGCCGCCGGCCCGTGGGTTCGCCCTCCTGATCGATGAGCGCCGCGTCGGAGAACCACATCGCCGTTCCGGGGTCCTCGAACGCCGAGGCCGCGGCCTCGAGCTTGCGCGGGTCCCAGAGATCGTCCTGATCGCACAGCGCGATCGCCTCGCCCGTGCACCCCTCCAGCGCGCGTGCCAGGTTCCTGTTGAGCCCGACGTGGTCGCCCCCGAGCAGGATCACGGGCACGGGGCTCGACCGGGCGAAGTCGCGCACGAGCTCGACGGTCCCGTCCGTCGAACCGTCATCGGCGATGACGATCTCGCCGGGGCGGACGGTCTGATCGACGATCGACTCGAGCTGGGCCCGCAGGAACCGCTCGCCGTTGTAGACGGGCATGGCGACGGACACGGATGCTGTCATCGGCCGTCCTCCTTGCCCAGGGTCCCGGCGATCGGGAGCTCGACGACGTCCGATCGCTCGCCGATGAGCACGAGCGTAGCGCCCGTCGGGTTCTCGGGTCCGTCGACCGTCGCGATCGTCGTGCGCGGGGCCATGTCCATCGTGCACACCTGGTCGTCGGGCGGCGTCTCGAACGTGACCGTCACCTCGCTCTCACCGGTCGCCGCGGCGCTCTCGACCACGGGCGGGCAGCCCGAGGACCCCCACGTGAGGATGACGAGCATGCCCCTTCCCGCCCATCCGGCGCTCGGGGCGTAGTCGGTCGGGTCTCCGGGCATCCCGCTGAGGCGGGCATCGCTCTCGAGCGTGACCTCGCCCGAGTAGTCCCCCTCGACGACCACGAGCAGGTCGGCCGATGGGTCGACGCCCTCCGGCGCCGGAACGTAGGTCGCGCGCGGCGCGTAGTCCGCCGTGCACACCGCGTCTTCGGGGTCGGCCAGGTCGACGGTCAGACTGCCGATGTGCAGGTCGGCGGCGACGAGGCTCGGCTCGCACGACGAACTGCCGTAGGTCACCACCCCGATCCCGCGACCGTCGTCGAGCCACGCGGCGGCGACGTCGGACCCGGCGTCGGGCTCCTCCGACGCGGTCGGCGTCTCGGGCGACCCGCTGGGCGCGCCGCAGCCGGTGAGGACGGCAGCGACGGATGCGGCGACCACGGCACCCCAGATCACACGTGCCCGCATCAGGACCCCCTCGTCGTCCGCGACGTCACGACCTCAGCGTAGAACGCGCCATGGGCGGTTGCCACCGCGTCGTCGTCGAGCAGGCCGGTGGTGGACGGCGCCGCGGTGGCGAGCGCGGCGCGCAGCGCCCCGTCCCCCGCGAGCCGCTCCAGCGCCGCCGCCAGCGCGGGTGCGTCGCGCGCAGGGACCACGAGCCCATTGACGCCGTCATCGATCCACTCCGCGGGCCCGCCTTCATCGGCGACGATCGTCGCGCACCCGGCCGCGAGGTACTGGAGCACGTTCTGCCCCAGAGGTTCGGGCCGCGTCGAACACTGCACGGCGATGTCCCAGCGCGCGAGCACCGCATCGAGATCGTCGACGTGCCCGAGGAATCGCACACGGTCGCCGAGACCGAGTTCGGCCGCACGCGTCCGCAGCTCCTCCAGGTGCGGTTCCGTGCCGAACTGGGGCGCGCCGGCGAACTCGAGCACGGCATCGCCGTCCCCGAAGGCCCGGGCGAAGGCCTCCAGCAGCAGCGCCTGCCCCTTCCACGGGTCGATGCGCGCCAGGATGCCGATGCGCAGCGGACCCGCCTCCCCGCGCGCGGCGCGCGAGGCACCGGGCAGGACCGGATGCAGGCCGGCCGCGCTCGGGATGACGGCGGTCACGGCATCCGGTCGCAGCCACGGACGAGCCGACTCGAGCGTCGCGCGCGAGTTCGCCACGACGCCGTCGGCACGGGGAAGCGCGATGCGCGTCATCATGAGCAGCCCCGAACCGCCCAGAGCCTCGGCCTCGACCATGTCGCGAAGGTGGAGCACGAACGGGCGGCGGGACGTGCGCGCGGCGAGCGCCCCGTAGGCCGCCGCTCGCGCGGTGTTCGCGTCGACGACGTCGGCGGAGCGGAACGCCGGGTCGAGCCGTGTCGCGGCGGCCTGCAGCATCAGCCGCACGGCGGCTCGCGCCACCGCTCCCAGCCCGCCGCCGCTCACGCCGGCCGGCTGCGCGACGCCGCCGGTGCGAATCGGCACCCGCCCGCCGAGCGGGGCGTAGACGCCGCCACGGCCGCTCGGCGGCACCAGCAGCGCCGGACGCCAGGGCACCGGCCCCCGCAGCATTCGCATCAGCGCGTACTCGGCGCCGCCTGCCGCCGACGTGTGATCGAGGTGGAGCACGCGCGGTGCCGCGGAGTCCGTCACTGCGGGTCCGCCTCGCCGTCCGTCAGCAGTGACGCCGGATCCTCGGCGGCTGCCAGGTACGCCTCGACATCACCGC
This region of Microbacterium thalassium genomic DNA includes:
- a CDS encoding glycosyltransferase family 2 protein, which produces MTASVSVAMPVYNGERFLRAQLESIVDQTVRPGEIVIADDGSTDGTVELVRDFARSSPVPVILLGGDHVGLNRNLARALEGCTGEAIALCDQDDLWDPRKLEAAASAFEDPGTAMWFSDAALIDQEGEPTGRRLWSIGRVDDETVRSLQGTTQGVRRLIHGGIWGSTMVIRRSLLELVLPFPAELDPPDHLVLHDAWITVLAYAHGDFVADPRPLTLYRTHAGQTTRALRDAKKGTEPQGRSASAAKQLTQDVGRSSLVIGRLQQHESAWAPHRRDDVRELARWNAHLKVRSSPRGPRRTWDVLAQAASGNYRRYGRGMRTALADVVGARGSAG
- a CDS encoding MauE/DoxX family redox-associated membrane protein produces the protein MPDGLLITFPLILAGVLVASGVAKLRTPDELSEWATLGVPAAFRRAWLLRLHPWGELALGIAVALLGGWLGMLASLAALALMLTYTVLVARAASRSEDASCACFGAQKRITRTTVVRNVWLTLLALASTAVIGATPLLGGAVAMGITDWAFLVGIATAAVTVALIMWPDQTAHEAPASPAATQPADDDIDGSLDYVRTRTPAVPVTLADGTTSNLRLIASHRPLLLLAVSTTCSSCRPVIEKVEVYRELMPELDVRFLLSSAPEDSALVELDEPQSLHDPHGYVRGSIDDWATPTAVLFGADGLLAGGPVTGAEEIDVFFDDVYESLHGKRPARQTTY
- a CDS encoding glycosyltransferase, encoding MTDSAAPRVLHLDHTSAAGGAEYALMRMLRGPVPWRPALLVPPSGRGGVYAPLGGRVPIRTGGVAQPAGVSGGGLGAVARAAVRLMLQAAATRLDPAFRSADVVDANTARAAAYGALAARTSRRPFVLHLRDMVEAEALGGSGLLMMTRIALPRADGVVANSRATLESARPWLRPDAVTAVIPSAAGLHPVLPGASRAARGEAGPLRIGILARIDPWKGQALLLEAFARAFGDGDAVLEFAGAPQFGTEPHLEELRTRAAELGLGDRVRFLGHVDDLDAVLARWDIAVQCSTRPEPLGQNVLQYLAAGCATIVADEGGPAEWIDDGVNGLVVPARDAPALAAALERLAGDGALRAALATAAPSTTGLLDDDAVATAHGAFYAEVVTSRTTRGS
- a CDS encoding ATP-dependent Clp protease ATP-binding subunit: MFERFTDRARRVVVLAQEEAKMLNHNYIGTEHILLGLIHEGEGVAAKALESLGISLDAVREQVQDIIGQGQQQPTGHIPFTPRAKKVLELSLREALQLGHNYIGTEHILLGLIREGEGVAAQVLVKLGADLNKVRQQVIQLLSGYQGKEPAAVSGAAQEAPSGAQGGSQVLDQFGRNLTQAARDNKLDPVIGREKEIERVMQILSRRSKNNPVLIGEPGVGKTAVVEGLAQAIVKGDVPETLKDKQLYSLDLGSLIAGSRYRGDFEERLKKVTKEIRTRGDIIVFIDEIHTLVGAGAAEGAIDAASILKPLLARGELQTIGATTLDEYRKHFEKDAALERRFQPIQVAEPSLPHAINILKGLRDRYEAHHKVQITDGAIVAAANLADRYISDRYLPDKAIDLIDEAGARLRLSILSSPPELREFDEKIAKVREDKEKASEDQDFEKAASLRDEEKSLLAERLRLEKQWRSGDVASHAVVDEGLIAEVLAQATGIPVFKLTEEESSRLVFMEKALHQRVIGQEEAISALSKTIRRQRAGLKDPKRPSGSFIFAGPTGVGKTELAKALAEFLFDDEGALISLDMSEFGEKHTVSRLFGAPPGFVGFEEGGQLTEKVRRKPFSVVLFDEIEKAHPDIFNSLLQILEEGRLTDGQGRVVDFKNTVIIMTTNLGARDIAGGPVGFQVEGDTATSYDRMKGKVNEELKRHFKPEFLNRVDDIIVFPQLNKDELIQIVDLFTKRLSERLLDRDMTIELSMAAKERLIEIGFDPALGARPLRRAMQHEVEDRLSEQILHGELDSGDHVKVDAVDGEFTFESGPRGEKVAVGVVGGGEITASPDLVIGSD
- a CDS encoding amino-acid N-acetyltransferase; translated protein: MAHFGVRAARADDVQSIQRMLDPYVQRRILLGKDLVVLYEAVQQFVVAEDEHGRLIGCGALHCMWEDLGEIRTLIVADEWLRHGVGRAIVEALETNARTLGLTRLFCLTFEVDFFTRRGFAPIGEQVVDPDVYSQLIRSPDEGVAEFLDLAHVKPNTLGNTRMLKRL